GCATCAATATTTGAAGAGAAATGTAATGAGCAAAGCAGTTATTTAACAATTAGGTGGGTGTTTCTAAaaatctgagctgctgctttagGGCTCTGCACTGCCCTGAATGCAAAAAAGGGCCATGCAGAGAAAAACTGGAATCAAAcaagaaagattttttaaaaaaaacactaaaaatcgGGGAAACTTTTTCTATTTGTTCCTGCAAGTTAATACAAAGCACTtaataatttgaaaaacattCGAAAAAGCAAGAGAGGCAATAATCAATACCTGAAAGGTCTGCCAGCCCTTATAGGACTGGTTTGAGTGTCTAAGATGTGCAATTTAAAGGTGGTTTTTGAGTGTTTTGTGCCTTTTTAGAGGCAGGCCCAGGTGCATACTTGACTGATATGAAAATCTATCTCCCATTTACATCTTGCAGTGGAGCAGAACAATTGCTCTGCATTTTGCACAGGGTTGAGTGGAGCCCTAAATGAAAATTGCTGAAACATGGACACCTAGTGGAGACATGCAGCTCTTACTGTGCTCTTTCCAACTGAAATACACACCAAAAAAATGAACTTTTACTGCTCATCTTGCTGGAACCTGGAGTTCTGTGCCCAGCCCAGTGCTGAGCCACACGAGGTGAAGGTGATGGAGTCAGGATTTGGCCAAGCAGAAGCTTTGCCTCATTGAACAGCTCACCCAGGGGACTGATGGAGCAGAAAAACTAATGACCCACGCAGAAACAAATGGTTCTTCAGCAAAAGGTAAATAAACCTGGGActggagctccagggatgggtgGAAATCAGGGGGTTTAAGTGCCCTTAATTCCCCCTGGAATGGCCAGCTCAGAGCTTTTGCATTTGTTTCCAGGGGGAGAAGGAAAGCAGTGGCTCTGGGGAGGCTGGATGCAGAGAAAATTAATGTTCACATCATTTTCAAAAGCATCTAGAACAGAAATTGAGGGCAAGGAGTGCCTGTGATGCCCTCAGAGAGCcctgatgggatgggatggatccTACAAGAATTCCACATCCAAAGTGTGTTTAACCTCCAAGAACACACCATCACTGTCCATGTCTGAAGTAAATATACTCATGACATACTCACCTCTAAAATCTTCTTTTCTCATGCTGTTCCCTTCACTGCCATCCACCTCGGGATTGCTGCTATTATGGGATTCCTCACTGGGCTGATGCTTGGCCAATATTTGACTTGTCTTTTTTTGTCTCCTGTGAAAACCATCTGAAACTAAGCAGAAGCTAACcttgatttatttctttaataaacAGAATTAAGATGCTGCatgttaataaaaatgaaaagtattccctagttgttttggttttggtttgtttttttttttaagtttccaaAAACAGTCCTATATCTCTGTCAAAGTTAATGCAACCAgaatttccatgggaatttcTGTCATTCTGGGGAAACTGGAACTGGCTAATGTAAATAACTACAGCCCATCCTCCCACTGCTGTCCACATCACCttgtgagaaagaaaagggcTTTATTCAGAAAGGAGACCATCATCACGGGGGTTTTGTGGGTTACAACTCGGATGGGATAACAAAATTTTACAGGAACGTTCTGTCAAAGCCAGACAGAAATTATTACAATGACAAACCATGACTTGAATTTCATGGGATTCCATGCAAAACCCTTTTCTTTTCTGGCACGGATTCCAAAGTTACCTAAAGACACTGCAAGAACAGATCATTCTTTTATGATTTTATGAGTAGCTTTCTACACGGGTAAACAGTTTTACAGGCtgacatttctgtttcttttaataAGCCGAAGCatgtaaaatatgtatttaaggAGTACCTGGCCTGTATGTTTTGGCTGAGGTAGGACTGAGAATTAACTCCCAACTGCCTCTAAAatccccaaacactgaaaaaaccaCTTTGGATAACAAAACTCCCCTGTACCTTCCTGCACATGGCAACTCCATTTTCCCAGGGATAGAAACTTCATAGCACAGTAACTAGTTAATATGAGCTGTTAAATATTAGTTCATCTAATATAAAATGAGCTCctattttataaatttcttCCAAATGTTTCCAGCTGGGCTTTGCAGTGGAACAGTGCTTGTGGAAGGACACAAACCACAGGCAGGCTGAGAGCACAGCATTGCAAACCTTGTGCAGATTTTGAAGGAAATCGCCTCTTGTGTGGCCACAGGAGGAGCTCAGTGAGCCTGGCAGGGAGATCATGTCTTGCCACTGGGACTGGTTTTCAGCTCTACTCCTCCACCAGGGCCTGAGAAATCTCatgacagcacagagcaggagcatCTTCCCCCTGGAAAGGCACTGGGAGCTCAGAGGGATTCCTGTGGATGCACTGGGTCTTACATGGATGCCATAATATATCCATATTTACATCCATAGAGCTTGGGATGGCAGTGCAAACAATGGGACATTGAGAGTCAGGCAGCAAAGGCAACTGTGCCAGGGTTGAAGGGTTACAGCCATGGTGGTTTAGGGAAGAGTCAGGAATCTGACATTGGCTCGGACCTTAATTTAATAATGCAATAAATCAGCAGAGTATCAAGAAATAGTAAGCAATTGAATACTTTGAGTTAGAGCAATGAATCAGGCAGAGACAACACGGAATTCTCTGTTCCCATCCTGCCATTCCCGAGCCCAGGGACTggagggcagagggggagagctGAGGGATGACTCTGCAGGAGCTCGCACTCTGCCgcactgcaggcacagcagcaacGCTCCGGGAAGGGAAAACAAATCCTGAAAACTCCCAGGAAAGGGATCTCCAGTGCTTTCAGTGCAGCCCTGTGTCTCAGGCAGGATTAgctttatttgtttgtttgtttgtttaaccTGCTCTGAGAAGTCCCAGTGATGGACACGGTACAATCCTCAGCGTTATCCTCACTCATGGGTACAATATAATTTTGCAATATATTTTGCTCTTCCCATATTCCAGGGGTCCTGCAGGACAGTGCAGGTCTGTTTTGTGCATTTTGCCATTTCTAGACTGGGCTGTTTCAGCCTtgtccctctgccctgggctcctggcagcgGTGTGGCATTCCTGACTCGCTGGGATCCACCGTGACCCCCAGGGCCGCAGTCCAGAGCTGCTCATCTGCTGCCTCATCACAAACAGGGAGCCTGCAGACATTTGTGACAGTGTCTGTACAATTATTGACAGATAACAGAAATGTGACTCATCTAAAACTTGTCCTTCAGACAGCAAGTTCTGGCTGCAGCACACTCTGGGCTTATCAGGAACGGGAGCAGATATTTGCTGAATAGATAGGAGAGTGAACTGAGTTAATTGAGGCTGTGGGTTCCCTCCAAGGCTGCGCACTGATAATGCAATGTGAGTGGCCTGCAGCTCCTCGTGTTTTGTCTGCTTCTCCCTGCAGTGACCGTCCCATAGTAAATGTGTCTGCACAAAGAGAAAATGCAGATACAGCCAGCAGAGATAAACCCACTTTCATTCAAGCAAGACTTGATTTGACCAGTTCTGAAGGAATTTTGAATCAGAGTGACATCTTTGATGCCGCTTTCATTTTGTTGcctggaatattttaatttgggtATTTAAATGGCAGAGCTCTGAAAATGAACCTGAAGTTGCCAGTTGTACTTTGGTGACAGGAATACATCAGGCCCCTCTGAGGTTTGGCCTCAACACTTCTTATGCAAATCAAtatcaaaacaaattaaaagacCTGAGCTGGTGTATCAAGCAAACCTCTGCAGGCAATAAGGACACAAGCTGAGTATTCTCATGGTTTGTGCAATAATTCCTGTCTGGCCTTGTAACCACAATTGCCTGCCCTTTGGCTCACTATAAAAAAAAGGGAGTGAGAGATAAAGCACCTCCTAAGGAGGATGTATTATTACAACTTTTCAACAGGGAATTCACTGATCTCTGTTGGGAATCAGAATtctctgctcctggagccaaATGGTTTTGATCCTCCTTGTGTGACAGTGGCACCTCCCAGGGTAACCTCAAAACAGGAGCAGGTGTGTCGTGGTGAAGGTGTGACTGTGGGTTTGATGAGCAAGGCTCAAGCTGTAGAAAAAGGAATGCCGGGTCCTGAATAGTGAAAATGCTTTGTATTTTATTCAGgtgcttttattttacagttgCACAAGCACGTCCTGCCCAGTTCAGCCTCACCTGGTGGGGCAGCGGTGCCTTGGCCCTGGTGGTCACTGAGCCACGGCGTTTGTTCCGGAGCCAAACGAGTGGAACAtggtccctgtgtcccccataCCGCTAATAAATCATCTCCACCCgtgtgtcccctcctgcccctgctcgGGATCGCTCACTCCAAAAGCTTCTCCCACTTGGTCATGCCAAAGCCGCCAGCGCCGGGCGATTTGTCCCTGGGAGGGACATCCCTGAATCCCAGTGGGGACATCACCGCATCCCAGTGGGGACATCCCTGAATCCCAGTGGAGACATCACCGCATCCCGGCCGGGACATTACAGCATCCCAGTGGGGACATCACCGCATCCCGGCCGGGACATCACAGCATCCCAGTGGGGACAGCCCCGCATCCCGGCCGGGACATCGCAGCATCCCAGTGGGGACAGCCCCGCAGCGGAGCCGGGAGCATCCCTGGCTCGGGGCCGGCAGCCGGCACCGGGACACCCGAGCGAGCCGCTGCCGGTGGGACGGGGCCCGCACGGTGGGGATGGAGCGGGGCCGGGAATGGAACGGGACCGGGAACTGAGCGGAACCGGGAATAGAGcggggctgggaatggagcgGGGCCGGGAATGGGGCGGGACCGGGAATGGAGCGGGACCGGGAACTGAGCGGAACCGGGAATAGAGCGGGGCCGGGAATGGGAGTGGTTGTGTGTGTGGGCGTGGCCTGTCATGGGCGGGGTCatgggcggggcggggccgcgggcggggctgaggcggtctcggggcggggccgctcCCGCGCGGCCTCATTGCGCAGGCGCGGTGGCGGCGCGGCGGTGACGGTGACGGTGACGGTGCGTGGCGCGCGCGGGTGGCGGGAGCGGCGCGGCTCGATCTCCCCGAACCCACCGGGACAGCCCAGAACCGCCCCCGGGGCCGGCTGCGGGTCTTGCAGCAGGGCCCGGCCCTCCTGGCGGGGCTCCCGGTGCAGCCCTGAGGGGGCTCCCGGTGCAGCCCTGAGGGGGATCCCGGTGCAGCCCTGAGGGGGATCCCGGTGCAGCCCTGAGGGGGATCCCGCTGCAGCCCTGAGGGGGATCCCGCTGCAGCCCTGAGGGGGATCCCGGTGCAGCCTCAGGGGGATCCCTGGCCCGCCGCCCCTCGCCAGAGCAGATCCCGGTGTAAGGCAGAGAATCCTGCCAGGCCTCGGCTGTTGGTGCAGAATGTGTTTTCTGACTGACAGAGTCGCAGGGTAccgagctggaagggacccccaggatcATCCAGACAGCCCCCGGCCTGCACACGCACCCCAGCAATCCCCCCCTGTTCTCacagcgctgtccaaacgctcctggagctcacGCTATTCAGAACTGCTCACATTTAGGCACTTGGATGGTTTCTGATTCTGTGCTCATTCCTCTGCTTTATTCCTGAATGTATTTTACTCATTTGATACTGGAGTTTCCTTCATAAACTCTCTGCTGAGGAGCATCCCTGGATACCTCAGAGCCAgatccagcacatcccagcctgTGTTTGTTTGGTGTAAGAGTTACAGAATTAAAGCTGTGTTACCCTGCAGGATCCATGGATAATTTGTTACTGTAGAAGGGGTCttgctgaaacacagaaaaatggtTGAGCCTTAATTCCCAAGTGTtaaatcttttctttcctctttttagGAGGATAAATTAAGAAATGGCAGAAGCAGTTTTCCACCCcccaagaaggaaaaggagagttTTTGAGTCATACGAGGCTCCCTTTCCTGTGGACGTAGGGGGGAAGGATTTCAGACTATGCCAGGCTGAGATCATTAACAACAATGTGATTGTGAGGAACCCCGAGGATATTGAACAGCTCTACAACAAGGTGCTGCACCCTGTTTGCACAATATTTGTAGTGTTTTAAATGCAGGTAAAACATAACACTGCTTCAAATCTGCTGCCTTTATGCTTTCCTGCCCCTTCAGCCTCCTATGATTCTCCacatttcccttctctcctgAAATCAGTACAGAAGAATATATTCTGTATCAAATGTGAAAAGTATTTCTTGTGCAAGCAAATAACAGAATGAAGTGACATTGTGAGCTAAGAAATAGTTGCAAAGCCTTCATGTTTATGTCTCCTTTCAACATTTCATGCaacttttcaaagcattttcttgtttttaaagctCAGGGGGTTGAAATATTAATGTTTGTAAATGCTTGTATAATTCTTTTCACTTCAGAGTGATTTACTCCTGTGTAAAACAAGCTGTGTTAAGTTTTTTTTGTGTCTGAGTACAATTTCAGCAGCATTCTAATGCAGAGTTGGTTTCAGGTGTTGTTTTCAAACATTTTGTTGGCTGACAAATATTTAGAACTCAGGAAGAAGTCCCAGCACTCTCCAGGCTAAATGGGATTTAAACACTTGGTTAAATCAGGTGTTTAATACTGAACCAGCCACCAGCAGCTAAACAAGCTTTAGGCAGAACTGAAATGCTGGAGGAGTTCAGCTGTTTGTTCCAGCTGATCTCACCATTCCACATTTTATAACTgggaaaaaagttaatttttatgCCATGAGATAATTTTGGGTTTCTCCTGTCCTTTGCAGGGCTACTTTGGAAAAGGGATCCTTTCCAGGAGCCGCCCAGTGTTCAGCATTTCAGATCCTCTGCTGGTGGCCAAGTGGAGAGGTAAATGGGGGCTGTTTGTACCTCAGCACTGCTCTGGTAGCTCTTCTCACCTTTCCTCACTCATTGAAGggatatttttagaaattacaTGCAGAAGAATAATCTGCTGGGTTGGATCAGGTGAAGGATATCTCTTCTCATCTCGTGCCTAGGAAAAATCCAAGAACATGAAATCCATGCGGATAATTTCGTAGTGCATTCTTCCAAACCTTCGCTGAGTTGTTGCTTGGGAAGACTGAAGTAAAAGGGTCATCCTGGGACTTTTCTTTCCCTAATTTTCCTGGGGTTTAATATGCAGATTTTGGTATCCCTGAAATCATGAGGGAAGGATTGGTATTCAGTCACACCCAGTCTGCTCTTGGCTGTTTATACAAAAACTCATTCTTTACTCACCTCGCCCCTGACAGTGAAGTCCCAGTGGCCATCACTGGATTTTATCCTATCCCTCCATGATCATCTAGAGACAAAAGTGTTACAGACTGTTACATTTGTACCTTTCTGGTTCTGCGGTGTCCCTGCTTGAAAAGTGAGACCAAAATGGCTTTGAGGACTGAAAATGGGGACAATTCCTAGGCTGCAGGTCACCCCAGAgatcaaaatcacacaaaaccatCTTTATATTGATGAAACAATGTATGATTTTTCTTTACACAGGTGTTAACACAAACATGCCCATAATTACATCTCAAAAGTAAGttaatttgcctttttctctgtgtttttagGAAACAGATTGTTCTGGTTTATATTTCTGTTACCAGGTTTCAGATTGTTGGTTGCATAAATAATGAGGGTGACTTGCTTCTATTTCTTCTCTCGTTATTTCATTTATGAATCACATTAGAAGAAGCAGAAATAGGGTGGGGGATGCTGCTCAGGGTGGTTTTTCATGTAAGTGTGTAGGTGTTGATTGAATAGAGGCTAAGGCTGAATGCATCCATAGAATgggtaattaattaattacaattacaagcataataaaatttcttcaggtgaggagcaggagaaagGTTTCTGGTGCAGGCTATTTAAAATATCTCTTCCCTTTTcatgtgggatttttatggcaTAGCTGAAGCAGCTCTTGAACTTTTACAAAACatgatattttgcttttttttgagTATCAGTTAACACTGGTAGTTTGTACACCTAGCAGAACAGTGTGTTGGagcacatatttatttttttctgcttaagtAGTGTATAAACTATTATGTGCAGGTGTATAAACTATGTGCAGGTGACTTACTCAGTTGGTTTTAACTTTAGGATAACTAAAAAAATTCActtaaatttgaaaattatgCTCCTGCAGCCTTCAAATTTAGGTATGAGAAATAGTAACCATATTATTACTAATGCTGCCACAGTTACTACTGTTTGCAGATGCTGAGCATCAATAAAAGTGTGGTTTTATTGGTGCACAAAATGCTCTGCCTCAGTAGAGACCTGcaagtgaaaattaaatgaTAATTAAATAATAGAACAAAGAGGAGCGTCTTTTATATAACAAAGAGCACAGCACTGAATTACCCAGCTTTATCAGGAACCTGCAGGGAGACTTGTATTTGTGTTGACACATGGAATTTGCATTTAATTGTCCTTGTTACCTGGGCTGAAATTGCTGCCTGAGGATTTTgttcagggaaataaaaagtgCTGTACAATATTTGCACTTTCATGGAGTGAAGAGTCATGTTTCAACTGGATGTTATTTTCCAAGAGAAGGAACTGAAAAGGCATTAAAAACataattgaaaaatattagaaatagTAGCTGAAAGTTGTAAATAGCTCAGTGATGGGATTATTGTCATTTCTCAGGGATATAACTGAGGGGTTTGGTTCAAAAAGTTGATTTCTTCTGGAGATTTTTCCACTGGTGTTTTTGCTGTGCCATCGCTGTTTTCAAGGCAGTTAAAGCAGAGttttgcagctcctgctctcagtCCTTGGCTGTGTAAAAGCTGAAGTGTGAGGGCTCTTGTTCCATGTTTAAATCCTGCAATTTCTGCATGGTTTTGTGGGGAATTCAAGCTTAAGGCTTCCATGGGAGGAGGAACTTTCTACCTGGTGAAGTTCCTGCTCCTTGAACCTGCAGCTTGTGCAGGGCTCAGCAATGGTGTTTGCTGCCAGAGAAATGTAAAAGGCCAAaggcagaggaggcagcagaATCCTGTTGTTCCTGAAGCTCCCAAAAAAATGGGAGCCCCATTGTGTGGATCACATttgtgcccagcagctgctgggggggTGTTTGTGCACTGTGCTGAACCTTCTGGGGTTTGAAAGCGTTAATTAAAGGAGGGAATCCCTGGAATTCTTCATTCCTTGTGTTCCCCAGGTACCAGCGCCGTGTGCAGTGGGCTAAAAgtgtcctgcaggagcagggcctCGACGACAGCTCCGTCACCAAAATCCTGGAGAATTACACCAAGCCCTTCTCCAGAGGGGATGGGGCTGAaccagctggggacagctgcacCAGAGGGGGCCCAAACCCAGGAAATGCAGAACTGGGCAGGAAACCTGCTGGAGCCCAAAGTCCTGAGGGTCAGAACGGGGGCTCCGAGGAGGGAGGAGATGCAGCTGTGGATCCTGGGAGTGGCTCCAGGGACCAGGAACTCGGGGATTCCAGGGAAATGGCTGGAGAGTCCTgccacagggaccctcctgtgCTCCGTGGCTGCGAGGTGAAgcagagccctgaacagagggcTTGGCAGGGGATGGGCTCAAGGGAATGTGCTCCAGAATATGTGCTGGTgcaagaggaggaagaaggaagctCCTGTCCTGAAGATGACTCCACTCATGCACAAGAGAACGTAAGAAAAAATATCCTAATCTTTAGAAAAAGCTACTTTCAGAACTCAGTATTTTTTCTAGTTCAAACATTTTAATACTAGTCAATTTTTCTTGTAGCTTGTCAAGAAGGAAGTATTAGTATGCAGAAAAAACCCATTTAGGATTTTTGAGTACTTACAACTCAGCTTGGAAGAGGTATGTGTCAAGCACAGTGCaagttattttgcttttcatctgAAAAAGTATACCTTAATCTATGCTACTCACTGTCATTTGAAATATGTTTCTAAAATACAGGGTCCTTCTGTGTCTTCTAAGTACCTGGATTGTCTTAGTCATTAAACTTAGCTTTAATAAGCTGTGATAATTACATGAGATggttaaaaaa
The genomic region above belongs to Poecile atricapillus isolate bPoeAtr1 chromosome 9, bPoeAtr1.hap1, whole genome shotgun sequence and contains:
- the TSEN2 gene encoding tRNA-splicing endonuclease subunit Sen2 isoform X1; protein product: MAEAVFHPPRRKRRVFESYEAPFPVDVGGKDFRLCQAEIINNNVIVRNPEDIEQLYNKGYFGKGILSRSRPVFSISDPLLVAKWRGVNTNMPIITSQKYQRRVQWAKSVLQEQGLDDSSVTKILENYTKPFSRGDGAEPAGDSCTRGGPNPGNAELGRKPAGAQSPEGQNGGSEEGGDAAVDPGSGSRDQELGDSREMAGESCHRDPPVLRGCEVKQSPEQRAWQGMGSRECAPEYVLVQEEEEGSSCPEDDSTHAQENLVKKEVLVCRKNPFRIFEYLQLSLEEAFFLVYALGCLSIYYGEEPLSIVKLWEVFSEVKPDFKTTYMAYHYFRGKGWVPKVGLKYGTDLLLYRKGPPFYHASYSVIAELVDDNFEGSLRRPLSWMSLSGLNRTTANASKELMLCYLIRPSDMTAEEMSTPECMKRIKVQELIVTRWVSSRERSEQDEL
- the TSEN2 gene encoding tRNA-splicing endonuclease subunit Sen2 isoform X2; this encodes MQGYFGKGILSRSRPVFSISDPLLVAKWRGVNTNMPIITSQKYQRRVQWAKSVLQEQGLDDSSVTKILENYTKPFSRGDGAEPAGDSCTRGGPNPGNAELGRKPAGAQSPEGQNGGSEEGGDAAVDPGSGSRDQELGDSREMAGESCHRDPPVLRGCEVKQSPEQRAWQGMGSRECAPEYVLVQEEEEGSSCPEDDSTHAQENLVKKEVLVCRKNPFRIFEYLQLSLEEAFFLVYALGCLSIYYGEEPLSIVKLWEVFSEVKPDFKTTYMAYHYFRGKGWVPKVGLKYGTDLLLYRKGPPFYHASYSVIAELVDDNFEGSLRRPLSWMSLSGLNRTTANASKELMLCYLIRPSDMTAEEMSTPECMKRIKVQELIVTRWVSSRERSEQDEL